In Vigna radiata var. radiata cultivar VC1973A chromosome 3, Vradiata_ver6, whole genome shotgun sequence, the following proteins share a genomic window:
- the LOC106757072 gene encoding protein LIGHT-DEPENDENT SHORT HYPOCOTYLS 4, which translates to MDSNIQDFIDTCNSDNTCNLITNTTTTNLTTSATSSSAASTSIASSSRYENQKRRDWNTFGQYLKNHRPPLSLSRCSGAHVLEFLRYLDQFGKTKVHTPICPFYGHPNPPAPCPCPLRQAWGSLDALIGRLRAAFEENGGKPEANPFGARAVRLYLREVRDLQSKARGISYEKKKRKRPPPQQQPMPLPHHSLPPPGASATH; encoded by the exons ATGGATTCAAATATTCAAGACTTTATAGACACATGTAACTCCGACAACACCTGCAACCTCATCACCaataccaccaccaccaacttAACCACAAGTGCTACCTCTTCCTCCGCTGCTTCCACCTCCATCGCCAGCAGCAGCCGCTACGAGAACCAGAAACGCCGTGACTGGAACACCTTCGGTCAATACCTCAAGAATCACCGACCCCCTCTCTCCCTCTCAAGGTGTAGCGGTGCACACGTCCTTGAATTCCTAAG GTACCTGGATCAATTTGGGAAGACGAAAGTGCACACACCGATCTGCCCCTTTTACGGGCACCCGAACCCTCCAGCACCTTGTCCATGTCCTCTTAGGCAAGCTTGGGGGAGCCTTGACGCTCTGATTGGACGTTTGCGTGCAGCTTTTGAGGAAAATGGTGGAAAGCCCGAGGCAAACCCATTTGGAGCTCGAGCTGTGAGACTCTACCTTCGCGAGGTTCGTGATCTGCAATCCAAAGCAAGAGGAATTAGTTacgagaagaagaaaaggaagcgTCCACCACCTCAGCAACAACCCATGCCACTGCCTCATCATTCTCTCCCTCCTCCAGGTGCAAGTGCAACTCATTAG